Proteins from a genomic interval of Thunnus maccoyii chromosome 1, fThuMac1.1, whole genome shotgun sequence:
- the htatip2 gene encoding oxidoreductase HTATIP2 codes for MSLVKLGCTTLGKATGLLAVLLVVIAAIIQYFDDPDPVKFTSMAEDMKTLEENFRQQNKSCFILGASGETGRLVLKELLERNIFSKITLIGRRQLTFEDKAYENLVQEVVDFEKLDDHAAAFQGHDVGYCCLGTTRAKAGADGFVRVDHDYVLKSAELAKAGGCTQFHLESSRGADKNSGFLYLKVKGQVEAEIEALGFDRYAIYRPGVLLVDRKESRPGEWMARKFFGALTALGSTSMSIPIQAVARAMVSNTLRQPEQKTEILENQDIINLGKSAEK; via the exons ATGTCTCTTGTGAAACTAGGTTGCACCACCCTGGGAAAAGCGACCGGACTCTTAGCCGTTTTACTTGTTGTCATTGCAGCGATTATACAATACTTCGACGACCCCGATCCGGTTAAATTCACCAG CATGGCTGAGGACATGAAGACTCTGGAGGAAAACTTCAGGCAACAGAATAAAAGCTGTTTCATCCTCGGTGCCTCCGGGGAAACGGGCAGGTTGGTGCTTAAAGAGCTGCTGGAGCGCAACATCTTCTCCAAGATAACTCTCATCGGAAGGCGACAGCTCACCTTTGAGGACAAAGCATATGAAAACCTG GTGCAAGAAGTGGTGGACTTCGAGAAACTTGATGATCATGCTGCTGCCTTCCAGGGCCACGATGTTGGCTACTGCTGCCTGGGAACAACCAGAGCAAAAGCAGGGGCT GACGGATTCGTTCGTGTCGATCATGATTATGTTCTAAAGTCAGCAGAGCTTGCTAAGGCAGGAGGCTGCACACAGTTCCACCTGGAGTCCTCCAGAGGAGCTGACAAAAACAGCGGTTTCCTCTACCTCAAAGTCAAG GGACAAGTGGAAGCAGAAATTGAGGCACTTGGATTTGACAGATATGCCATTTACAGACCTGg gGTTTTGTTGGTGGATCGGAAGGAGAGTCGGCCCGGCGAGTGGATGGCCAGGAAGTTCTTTGGTGCCTTGACTGCTCTGGGTTCTACGTCTATGTCCATCCCGATCCAAGCGGTGGCGAGGGCTATGGTGTCAAACACTCTGCGTCAACCCGAGCAGAAGACGGAGATCCTGGAGAACCAAGACATCATCAATCTGGGAAAGAGtgcagagaaatga